From one Haloferax marinisediminis genomic stretch:
- a CDS encoding fla cluster protein FlaF, whose amino-acid sequence MGFGVSGSTAIIFLGVLIATGTFYTATSHAAENLVEARDADAELALERQNTAISLTNATYDTGTLTVNVTNTGAETLAVDETTLLVDNNFTAPDTTSVDGSQATNLWHPGGTLSIDVAEPSAPTRVKLVTGNGVAATGVVS is encoded by the coding sequence ATGGGATTCGGTGTTAGTGGTTCGACCGCAATCATCTTCTTGGGCGTCCTCATCGCGACAGGGACGTTCTACACAGCGACGTCTCACGCGGCAGAGAACCTCGTCGAGGCGCGAGACGCCGACGCGGAGTTGGCCCTCGAACGACAGAACACCGCGATCTCTCTCACGAACGCGACCTACGACACGGGAACGCTCACTGTGAACGTCACGAACACTGGTGCCGAAACGCTGGCAGTCGACGAGACGACGTTACTCGTCGACAACAACTTCACGGCACCCGACACCACGAGCGTCGACGGCAGTCAGGCGACAAACCTGTGGCATCCCGGTGGGACGCTCTCCATAGACGTGGCAGAGCCGAGCGCACCGACCCGTGTCAAACTCGTCACTGGGAACGGCGTCGCTGCGACGGGAGTTGTGAGCTAA
- a CDS encoding flagella accessory protein C codes for MMERMNDTETADAGDDAETEDQHMSSDDGLGFEEGIDDLSDEFGDFGDDLDDGFDDGGFGGFDDGNNEELAELEDRVGELENEVSAISSGMNTVREENKQIGETVEELEDTIRKLLDIYEMVTRGINPFVDDAREMGGLDGGGSFGLFEAEAEDEEHLDPEVASADAESFFDDDFGELDAETGEKEAELAAEDELTDAERQSPADTLDDGFEENDDSGAGTAGGASFDDLKQEYEESGGWDDDEDDGADLDEVESEAEFDEPVVSDDDGDTPPTDEQVEPEVTAEELTDESDSVSGDDHDDIEQTLDELEAEYASAAMAKEELGASSDEDDEPTESVEAADPVDEPFEAAVVESNAYLTQLPASYVAEVLVIEWAEHLVSVGGALGASRALRQYREQEWISRPVENELNAHVGQIAAAIDTEDDTELRIEDHQTSLAYVSRLADGVPAGRLFEEVLAYGGEIDGIRC; via the coding sequence ATGATGGAACGGATGAACGACACGGAGACTGCCGACGCCGGGGACGATGCTGAAACGGAAGACCAACATATGTCATCAGACGATGGACTTGGATTCGAGGAGGGGATAGACGATCTCTCCGACGAGTTTGGTGACTTCGGCGACGACCTCGACGACGGATTCGACGACGGTGGATTCGGCGGATTCGACGACGGAAACAACGAGGAACTCGCAGAGCTCGAGGACCGAGTCGGAGAACTCGAGAACGAAGTGAGCGCCATCTCGTCAGGGATGAACACCGTCCGCGAAGAGAACAAACAGATCGGCGAGACGGTCGAAGAGCTCGAAGATACGATTCGAAAACTGCTCGACATCTACGAGATGGTCACCCGCGGTATCAACCCGTTCGTCGACGACGCCCGTGAGATGGGCGGCCTCGACGGTGGTGGCTCTTTCGGGCTCTTCGAAGCGGAAGCAGAAGACGAAGAGCACCTCGACCCCGAAGTGGCGAGTGCAGACGCAGAGTCGTTCTTCGACGACGACTTCGGCGAACTCGACGCCGAGACTGGCGAGAAAGAAGCCGAACTCGCGGCCGAAGACGAACTCACCGACGCAGAGCGTCAGAGTCCGGCAGATACACTCGACGACGGGTTCGAAGAGAACGACGATTCGGGCGCTGGAACGGCCGGTGGCGCGAGCTTCGACGACCTCAAGCAAGAGTACGAGGAGTCCGGTGGCTGGGACGACGACGAAGACGACGGCGCTGACCTCGACGAGGTCGAATCAGAAGCCGAGTTCGACGAACCAGTCGTCTCTGACGACGACGGTGACACGCCGCCGACCGACGAGCAGGTCGAACCCGAGGTCACTGCCGAAGAGCTAACCGACGAATCCGACTCCGTGTCTGGCGACGACCACGACGACATCGAACAGACCCTCGACGAACTGGAAGCAGAGTACGCCTCTGCGGCGATGGCAAAAGAGGAGTTGGGCGCCAGTTCGGACGAGGACGACGAACCGACCGAGTCCGTGGAAGCAGCCGACCCGGTAGACGAACCGTTCGAGGCCGCCGTGGTGGAGTCGAACGCGTATCTCACACAGTTACCCGCGAGCTACGTCGCCGAAGTGCTCGTCATCGAATGGGCCGAACACCTCGTCTCGGTCGGCGGTGCGCTCGGTGCCTCACGCGCACTCCGCCAGTACCGCGAACAGGAGTGGATTTCGCGTCCCGTCGAGAACGAACTGAACGCGCACGTCGGACAGATCGCCGCGGCGATAGACACCGAAGACGACACGGAACTACGCATCGAGGACCACCAGACGAGTCTGGCTTACGTCAGCAGACTCGCCGACGGCGTTCCTGCCGGACGACTGTTCGAAGAGGTACTCGCCTACGGAGGGGAAATCGATGGGATTCGGTGTTAG
- a CDS encoding RAD55 family ATPase codes for MTELVKTGVEGLDSILNGGIVKDAAVLISGNPGTGKSILGLQYLYNGVDQFDEGGLYLTFEEAEDDIREAAESIGFDRWHEYVESGDIKVYDKRTLLRDGDFSSTLDRILDDLQDTNYDRLVLDSLTMFQLFFDDEKEQRQYLLKFIDILKDSGLTSLLTTEQSAIFPETDIGLENFLTDGNIYLIQSPAGATSNRYIWVAKMRKQSIKNSMFPLEIAHGGIKIYEQAAGFSMVGESPPWFGEETE; via the coding sequence ATGACAGAACTAGTCAAGACCGGTGTCGAAGGACTCGATTCCATCCTGAACGGCGGTATCGTAAAGGACGCCGCAGTGCTCATCAGCGGCAACCCGGGGACAGGAAAGAGTATTCTCGGGCTGCAGTACCTCTACAACGGCGTCGACCAGTTCGACGAAGGTGGGTTGTATCTCACGTTCGAAGAGGCCGAAGACGACATTCGGGAAGCGGCAGAGTCCATCGGATTCGACCGGTGGCACGAGTACGTCGAATCGGGAGATATCAAAGTCTACGACAAGCGAACGCTCCTCCGTGACGGAGACTTCTCTTCGACGCTCGACCGCATCCTCGACGACTTACAGGATACCAACTACGACCGACTCGTCCTCGACTCACTCACGATGTTCCAACTCTTCTTCGACGACGAGAAGGAACAACGACAGTATCTCCTGAAGTTCATCGACATCCTGAAAGACAGCGGCCTCACGTCGCTGTTGACGACAGAGCAATCCGCAATCTTCCCCGAGACGGATATCGGTCTCGAGAACTTCCTCACCGACGGGAACATCTACCTCATCCAGAGTCCCGCCGGCGCGACGAGCAACCGATACATCTGGGTCGCTAAGATGCGCAAACAGAGCATCAAGAACTCCATGTTCCCGCTGGAGATTGCACACGGCGGAATCAAAATCTACGAGCAAGCGGCGGGCTTTTCGATGGTCGGCGAGTCCCCGCCGTGGTTCGGCGAAGAGACCGAATAA
- a CDS encoding archaellin/type IV pilin N-terminal domain-containing protein, which yields MFDKLNNEDRGQVGIGTLIVFIAMVLVAAIAAGVLVNTAGFLQATAEDAGQQSVNKVTNRVEVLNTHGTVGGNEDIANITMTVRLAAGSDAVDMNETSIKYLSETEVTTLTNSTTAETYATATSFNLTEVTDDDNSFGVLNSMNDRYEVKINSSAIETNTGGLSTGETVNLEITSRTGGTTQVILTMPQQLAGKSEGEPVEL from the coding sequence ATGTTCGATAAACTCAACAACGAAGATCGCGGTCAGGTCGGTATCGGTACGCTCATCGTCTTCATTGCGATGGTTCTCGTCGCTGCGATCGCGGCGGGCGTCCTCGTGAACACGGCAGGATTCCTGCAGGCGACGGCTGAAGACGCCGGGCAGCAAAGCGTGAACAAAGTGACGAACCGTGTCGAAGTGCTGAACACCCACGGTACGGTGGGCGGCAACGAAGACATCGCCAACATCACGATGACGGTCCGTCTCGCCGCGGGGTCGGACGCAGTCGACATGAACGAGACGTCGATCAAGTACCTCAGTGAAACCGAGGTGACGACGTTGACGAACAGTACGACTGCAGAGACGTACGCGACGGCAACCTCGTTCAACCTCACCGAAGTCACTGACGACGACAACTCCTTCGGTGTCCTCAACAGCATGAACGACCGCTACGAGGTCAAGATCAACAGTTCCGCGATCGAGACGAACACCGGCGGCCTCTCCACTGGTGAAACCGTCAACCTCGAGATTACGAGCCGTACCGGTGGTACGACGCAGGTCATCCTGACGATGCCGCAGCAACTCGCTGGGAAATCCGAAGGCGAACCGGTCGAACTGTAA
- a CDS encoding archaellin/type IV pilin N-terminal domain-containing protein has translation MFENITEDRGQVGIGTLIVFIAMVLVAAIAAGVLVNTAGFLQATAQDAGQESVDKVTNRLDVVSTHGMVNDSGSGLAVDSINLTVRLAAGSGSVSLEDTSIKYLSGETARNLVYNNETDATGDTLRNVSAFSGGAAGEGLNRTEFTAHKLDDGGDTSFPVLNNQADRYEIIINASVIEENGEGISTGETVKLEITSRSGGSTQVILTMPQQLAGKQNNNPVAL, from the coding sequence ATGTTCGAAAACATAACTGAAGACCGGGGTCAGGTCGGTATCGGGACCCTCATCGTCTTCATCGCGATGGTTTTGGTCGCCGCAATCGCGGCGGGTGTCCTCGTCAATACTGCTGGCTTCTTGCAGGCCACAGCACAGGACGCAGGACAGGAAAGTGTAGACAAAGTCACCAACCGCCTCGACGTCGTGTCGACACACGGAATGGTCAACGACAGTGGTAGCGGGCTGGCTGTCGACAGCATCAACCTCACCGTTCGCCTCGCAGCAGGTTCTGGCAGTGTTAGTTTGGAAGATACTAGCATCAAGTACCTGAGTGGCGAGACCGCACGAAACCTCGTCTACAACAACGAGACTGATGCGACTGGGGACACGCTCAGAAACGTCAGTGCCTTTTCGGGCGGTGCTGCTGGTGAAGGTCTCAACCGGACTGAATTCACAGCCCACAAGCTCGACGACGGCGGCGACACCTCGTTCCCTGTCCTGAACAACCAGGCAGACCGCTACGAGATCATCATCAACGCGTCGGTGATCGAGGAGAACGGCGAAGGTATCTCCACCGGTGAGACGGTGAAGCTCGAGATTACGAGTCGCTCGGGTGGCTCGACACAGGTCATCCTGACGATGCCGCAGCAACTCGCTGGGAAGCAGAACAACAACCCGGTGGCTCTGTAG
- a CDS encoding ArsR/SmtB family transcription factor, with the protein MESDRTLSALGNEYNPDILRAAEEPHSAQEFSEMLDIPIATCYRRIEELTAAGLLELHDRVLSDEHRRTNVYRREVDEIVVRFESDDYTVSVTERPEVKNKLDDVWRKIAQD; encoded by the coding sequence ATGGAGTCTGACAGGACCCTCTCTGCACTGGGAAACGAATACAACCCTGACATCCTCCGCGCCGCCGAAGAGCCACACTCGGCACAGGAGTTTAGCGAGATGTTGGATATCCCCATCGCAACCTGTTATCGCCGAATCGAGGAACTGACGGCAGCCGGGCTTCTTGAACTTCACGACAGAGTCCTCTCGGACGAACACCGCCGGACCAACGTGTATCGGCGTGAAGTCGACGAAATCGTCGTCCGGTTCGAAAGCGACGACTACACTGTGAGTGTGACCGAGCGCCCAGAGGTCAAGAACAAACTCGACGACGTCTGGCGCAAGATCGCACAAGACTGA
- a CDS encoding DUF7500 family protein, translated as MDDDERPRRRPRAQGVVDTDDLDISHDERVAQIESGRYVITTGGTPPSPEDFSTDDEDEAEPQNSPDDTEETSGDEGGETDQTDQTDQTDQTDQTDQTDDRPEVVLPRDPRKRAILARRLLAERVGSIRADHAVVATALVDGNVERHESVSNDVTDVFHSMVNWYANAVGSGETPTDEVLGILLLASEVQVTYPGRAVAALAASHGLGRDDSIGNLLDAVEESGASFPPRSRR; from the coding sequence ATGGACGACGACGAGCGTCCAAGGCGTCGACCACGAGCACAGGGCGTGGTCGACACTGACGACCTCGATATCAGCCACGACGAGCGGGTCGCCCAAATCGAATCCGGGCGCTACGTCATCACGACCGGTGGGACACCGCCGAGTCCGGAAGATTTCTCGACAGACGACGAAGACGAAGCCGAACCGCAGAACTCCCCAGATGACACCGAGGAGACCAGCGGTGACGAGGGTGGAGAAACCGACCAGACCGACCAGACCGACCAGACCGACCAGACCGACCAGACCGACCAGACCGACGACCGGCCAGAAGTCGTCCTCCCCCGGGACCCACGGAAGCGAGCGATTCTCGCACGACGGCTCCTCGCCGAGCGTGTCGGGTCGATTCGGGCAGACCACGCGGTCGTTGCGACGGCGTTGGTCGATGGAAACGTCGAACGGCACGAGAGCGTCTCGAACGACGTGACCGACGTCTTCCACTCGATGGTGAACTGGTACGCGAACGCTGTCGGGAGTGGCGAAACTCCCACCGACGAGGTGCTTGGAATTCTGCTCTTGGCTTCTGAGGTTCAGGTCACATACCCGGGTCGTGCAGTCGCAGCACTCGCAGCGTCTCACGGACTCGGTCGAGACGACTCGATAGGCAACCTCCTCGACGCTGTCGAGGAGTCAGGTGCGTCGTTCCCGCCGCGGAGTCGTCGCTGA
- the cheY gene encoding chemotaxis protein CheY — MASKVLVVDDSAFMRNLLKQLLEDEHEVVGEAENGVEAVELYRELDPDVVTMDVVMPIRNGIEATSEIKSQDPGASVIMCTSVGQEEKMREAVEAGADGYITKPFQKPNVLQAIADVIQAEA, encoded by the coding sequence ATGGCAAGCAAGGTACTGGTCGTGGACGACTCTGCGTTCATGCGGAACCTCCTCAAGCAACTCCTAGAGGACGAACACGAAGTCGTCGGTGAGGCGGAAAATGGCGTCGAGGCGGTCGAACTCTACCGAGAACTCGACCCCGACGTCGTCACAATGGACGTCGTCATGCCGATTCGAAACGGCATCGAAGCAACGTCCGAAATCAAGTCGCAAGACCCCGGTGCATCGGTCATCATGTGTACGTCGGTCGGACAGGAAGAAAAGATGCGTGAGGCTGTCGAGGCCGGAGCGGATGGCTACATCACGAAACCGTTCCAGAAACCGAACGTCCTCCAGGCGATCGCCGACGTCATTCAGGCAGAGGCATGA
- a CDS encoding chemotaxis protein CheC: MNLDVRSLRTFSRLAHSGAEKAAGSLTTLAGIDTYVNVTKVELGTKADVENELNERDLVSVEIGFSGGLDGRTVLAFSPASAERIVEALMPEIDPTDADGELAASSLKEVANIMLGGFIDGWADYLDTSIDITTPTYIADGSSGPLEGVETEGFEHEDDERILVFRNQLEAADDAVGFDLYMVPSPRSIGTIVDASGDDGALPVESFAAFSEMICDGANQASDDISAMTGIETAVEVSRLSFVPIEGVPMSLTDGVRRGVVLEFSGTPSGYIAILFDEPSAENIASSLLPGMEADEAMRQSAIQEIGNIVTSGFLDGWANALETTIEISPPNHVHDIGSAIIDPLATDLAQSQEYAFLIDSTIRTNDDEFTCDIYALPDETELRKALEQLSPAA; this comes from the coding sequence ATGAATCTCGACGTACGGTCGCTCCGCACGTTTAGCCGCCTCGCCCACTCGGGCGCTGAGAAGGCGGCGGGGTCGTTGACTACCCTCGCCGGCATCGACACGTACGTCAACGTCACGAAAGTCGAACTGGGAACGAAGGCAGACGTCGAAAACGAGCTCAACGAACGTGACCTCGTGAGCGTCGAGATTGGATTCAGCGGTGGCTTAGACGGCCGCACGGTGTTGGCGTTTTCACCGGCGTCCGCCGAACGCATCGTCGAGGCACTGATGCCAGAAATCGACCCGACTGACGCCGATGGCGAACTCGCCGCGAGCAGTCTGAAGGAAGTCGCCAACATCATGCTCGGTGGATTCATCGACGGATGGGCCGACTACCTCGACACGTCGATCGACATCACAACCCCGACGTACATCGCCGACGGGAGTTCGGGGCCACTCGAAGGCGTGGAGACCGAGGGCTTCGAACACGAAGACGACGAGCGCATTCTCGTCTTCCGGAACCAACTCGAAGCAGCAGACGACGCAGTCGGGTTCGACCTGTACATGGTCCCGTCGCCTCGTTCTATCGGCACCATCGTCGATGCCAGTGGTGACGACGGCGCACTCCCGGTCGAATCGTTCGCCGCGTTCTCCGAGATGATCTGTGACGGGGCGAATCAGGCGTCAGACGACATCAGCGCGATGACTGGCATCGAGACTGCCGTCGAAGTGAGTCGATTGAGTTTCGTCCCGATCGAGGGCGTCCCCATGTCGCTGACGGACGGGGTTCGCCGCGGTGTCGTCTTGGAGTTCTCCGGAACGCCGAGCGGCTACATCGCGATTCTCTTCGACGAACCCTCTGCCGAGAACATCGCGAGTTCGCTGCTCCCGGGTATGGAGGCCGACGAAGCGATGCGACAGAGTGCAATCCAAGAGATTGGAAACATCGTCACCTCGGGGTTCCTCGATGGGTGGGCGAACGCGCTCGAAACCACGATCGAAATCTCGCCACCGAATCACGTCCACGACATCGGGTCGGCTATCATCGACCCACTCGCAACCGACCTCGCACAGTCGCAGGAGTACGCGTTCCTCATCGACTCGACCATCCGGACGAACGACGACGAGTTCACCTGCGATATCTACGCACTCCCGGACGAGACGGAGTTACGGAAGGCGCTCGAACAACTCTCCCCCGCGGCCTGA
- a CDS encoding chemotaxis protein CheD, whose translation MQVYTTDTPTATSGRVKVGIADFAVDSDGNTLTTSGLGSCIGVALYDPDTGVSGLAHAMLPESDSSASNPAKYADTGIESLFSEMQDAGANPDRIVAKLAGGSKMFDFTSTNGMGSIGERNVDTARKTLEQLGVDVVAMDVGGDHGRSLELDAATGDLRIRSANAGDKIL comes from the coding sequence ATGCAAGTGTACACCACGGACACCCCCACCGCGACGTCTGGCAGAGTCAAAGTCGGTATCGCAGATTTCGCCGTCGACAGCGACGGGAATACGTTGACGACGAGCGGACTTGGGTCCTGTATCGGCGTCGCACTCTACGACCCCGACACGGGCGTCTCCGGTCTCGCTCACGCGATGCTTCCAGAATCGGACTCGAGCGCTAGTAACCCAGCGAAGTACGCCGACACCGGTATCGAGTCGCTCTTCTCGGAGATGCAGGACGCTGGTGCCAACCCCGACCGAATCGTGGCGAAACTCGCTGGTGGAAGCAAGATGTTCGATTTTACGTCGACCAACGGAATGGGAAGTATCGGAGAGCGAAACGTCGACACGGCGCGAAAGACGCTCGAACAACTGGGCGTCGACGTCGTCGCGATGGACGTCGGTGGTGACCACGGCCGGTCCTTAGAACTCGATGCAGCGACCGGAGACCTCCGAATCCGGAGCGCGAACGCTGGCGATAAAATTCTCTAA
- a CDS encoding FlaD/FlaE family flagellar protein gives MYLDPDDYDPDEIRRIARDSPQQRRNGDSRFEDRSPFRFNNPLFDRSHQPASEALRSSQLEHLLVHQSRGDDEDGVEKPYLRSLPDKYGAERVVFDWLEFLVLKGGFKRAMDALRYYQTVDWLTADVEQTLRDYLLGFSAAVEEPTDLDVDDHLLSLVYVARLSSMV, from the coding sequence ATGTACTTGGACCCGGACGACTACGACCCTGACGAAATTCGACGCATCGCCCGTGACTCGCCACAACAGCGACGAAACGGAGACTCTCGGTTCGAGGACCGAAGCCCGTTCCGCTTCAACAATCCGCTGTTCGACCGAAGTCACCAGCCAGCCTCGGAGGCCCTGCGTTCGAGCCAGCTCGAACACTTACTTGTCCACCAGTCACGCGGAGACGACGAGGACGGTGTCGAGAAACCGTATCTTCGGTCACTCCCCGACAAGTACGGCGCCGAACGCGTCGTCTTCGATTGGCTCGAGTTCCTCGTACTCAAGGGCGGATTCAAGCGGGCGATGGACGCACTTCGCTATTATCAAACGGTCGACTGGCTCACCGCTGACGTCGAACAGACCCTTCGGGACTACTTGCTCGGTTTCTCGGCAGCGGTCGAAGAACCGACGGACCTCGACGTCGACGACCACCTCCTGAGCCTCGTCTACGTCGCCCGGCTCTCGTCGATGGTCTAA
- a CDS encoding histidine kinase N-terminal 7TM domain-containing protein produces MTSVGLSPYVYALFAAGVLASVVTVIVLGRFRLYSRRVRIPFALLSLSGAIWATAYGFSLLASTAGAARFYLDIAWVSSTLVPTAWFIFSIVYAGERQTLSRRVVALVTVEPAVTIALTMTNQFHGLFVSPTILRTGFAESLSVGGSPLFVLHIVYTAGIVFAGLSILAKTALSSSGVHRRQATLLSMMGGIPIASFGTTLFWRQVSPLDPTPASFAVSSAIVLWALLRYRLFDITPIARNAILSEMRDAVVVLDDHDRIIESNGAAADLLVCPEGECIGRPVLDVVRQPSAVKAVLDGRDRVETTIEDERSRRYFEIRCSPVGEQTGNRARLLVFHDVTDRRQTEEEFRALIENSRDVITVLDESGVRKYTSPSMADVLGYDPESLVGEHVLDLVHPDDRDTVERRLVDAICGDEPVRSEFRVRHKNGTWCRFETVGVNLLDDPAVDGIVLNSRDVTNRHRYEQRLRVLNRVLRHDLRNDMNVILGHADLLLDERIPVESKDHARTIKRKARSLVELSEQTRNIDTTLNRKSEGLTPVEIVARIESHLDTIESEYPQAIVHRTLPDEQWVYADELVESGLKNLIDNALEHNDRILPEVGVSIEATPVSDDFVEIRITDNGPGIPQAELSVLESGTETPLQHISGLGLWLVHWIIDRSNGHLRFTENEPRGTVAIVRLQQLDKSARSSVRATTETQTD; encoded by the coding sequence ATGACGAGCGTCGGCCTGTCGCCGTACGTGTACGCCCTGTTCGCCGCTGGCGTCCTCGCAAGTGTGGTTACAGTCATCGTCTTGGGGCGATTTCGCCTCTACTCTCGTCGCGTCCGGATACCGTTCGCACTCCTCTCTCTTTCCGGAGCAATCTGGGCCACTGCGTACGGATTCTCTCTTCTCGCGTCGACCGCCGGTGCTGCACGGTTCTACCTCGACATCGCGTGGGTGAGTTCCACGCTGGTGCCGACAGCGTGGTTCATCTTCAGCATCGTCTACGCCGGCGAGCGGCAAACTCTCAGCCGGCGGGTCGTCGCGCTGGTTACCGTCGAACCAGCGGTCACGATTGCACTCACGATGACGAACCAGTTCCACGGCCTCTTCGTCTCCCCGACGATACTCCGGACAGGGTTCGCAGAGAGTCTTTCTGTCGGGGGAAGCCCGCTATTCGTCCTCCACATCGTCTACACGGCGGGCATCGTGTTCGCCGGGCTGAGCATCCTCGCAAAGACTGCACTCAGTAGCAGTGGCGTCCATAGACGGCAAGCGACACTCCTCTCGATGATGGGTGGAATCCCCATCGCGTCGTTTGGGACGACGCTGTTTTGGCGGCAGGTGTCTCCGCTCGACCCCACACCCGCCTCGTTTGCAGTCAGTTCGGCCATCGTCCTCTGGGCACTCCTTCGGTACCGACTGTTCGACATCACGCCGATTGCCCGAAATGCGATTCTTTCGGAGATGCGTGATGCAGTCGTCGTACTGGACGACCACGACCGGATAATCGAGTCGAACGGTGCGGCGGCCGACCTCCTCGTCTGTCCTGAGGGCGAGTGTATCGGACGACCAGTTCTCGACGTCGTTCGACAGCCGTCTGCTGTGAAAGCGGTCCTCGACGGCCGTGACCGTGTCGAGACGACCATCGAGGACGAGCGTTCACGACGGTATTTCGAGATTCGGTGCAGCCCTGTGGGAGAACAGACGGGCAATCGTGCACGACTCCTCGTCTTCCACGACGTAACCGACCGACGCCAGACCGAAGAGGAGTTCCGCGCGCTCATCGAGAACTCCAGAGACGTGATTACGGTGCTCGACGAATCGGGCGTCCGCAAGTATACGAGCCCGTCGATGGCCGACGTTCTCGGATACGACCCCGAGTCGCTCGTCGGTGAGCACGTACTAGACCTCGTTCACCCCGACGACAGAGACACCGTCGAACGTCGGTTGGTGGATGCAATCTGTGGTGACGAACCGGTTCGGTCCGAGTTCAGGGTTCGCCACAAAAACGGAACGTGGTGTCGCTTCGAGACGGTTGGGGTCAACCTCCTCGACGACCCCGCTGTGGATGGAATCGTGCTGAACTCTCGTGACGTGACCAATCGGCACCGGTACGAACAGCGGCTCAGAGTTCTCAACCGTGTGCTTCGCCACGACCTTCGAAACGACATGAACGTCATCCTCGGGCACGCAGACCTCTTGCTCGACGAACGCATCCCTGTGGAGTCGAAAGACCACGCGCGGACGATCAAGCGAAAAGCACGCTCACTCGTCGAACTCAGTGAACAGACCCGGAACATCGATACGACACTCAACCGCAAATCTGAGGGACTCACCCCGGTCGAAATCGTCGCCCGAATCGAGAGCCACCTCGATACCATCGAGTCGGAATACCCTCAGGCCATCGTCCATCGCACCCTCCCGGACGAACAGTGGGTGTACGCCGACGAACTCGTCGAGTCGGGACTCAAGAATCTCATCGACAACGCGCTCGAACACAACGACCGAATCTTACCCGAGGTCGGTGTCAGCATCGAAGCGACACCCGTGTCGGACGACTTCGTCGAGATTCGGATTACCGACAACGGGCCGGGTATCCCCCAGGCCGAACTGTCCGTCCTCGAATCGGGGACGGAGACGCCGTTGCAACACATCAGCGGCCTCGGTCTGTGGTTGGTCCACTGGATTATCGACCGTTCGAACGGTCATCTCCGCTTTACGGAGAACGAACCGAGAGGAACTGTCGCAATCGTCCGACTCCAACAGTTGGACAAGTCGGCCAGGAGCAGTGTGCGTGCGACCACCGAGACGCAGACTGACTGA
- a CDS encoding FlaD/FlaE family flagellar protein, whose protein sequence is MVLDPEHDDVSGGRHTADERSDASFDWVDELESQTWRETVYERLLTTTAMVTADGQAYLESIPRTPRAEKVLLDWCVHLVERLGGRGALLMVSYYRRMGWVGYDAHKTIHERIVSFSAPSEFEDAPTEEDHLESFSYIVRLASMDDDDD, encoded by the coding sequence ATGGTGCTCGACCCAGAACACGACGACGTTTCAGGCGGCCGCCACACGGCCGACGAGCGGAGCGACGCGTCGTTCGATTGGGTCGACGAACTGGAGAGCCAAACCTGGCGCGAAACCGTCTACGAGCGACTCCTCACGACGACTGCGATGGTGACCGCAGACGGACAGGCGTACCTAGAATCGATTCCGCGAACCCCACGCGCAGAGAAGGTCCTCCTCGATTGGTGTGTCCACCTCGTCGAGCGATTAGGCGGCCGCGGTGCACTGTTGATGGTTTCGTACTACCGGAGAATGGGGTGGGTCGGCTACGACGCTCACAAGACCATTCACGAGCGAATCGTCTCGTTTTCTGCGCCGTCAGAGTTCGAAGACGCGCCGACAGAAGAAGACCACCTCGAGAGTTTCTCGTACATCGTCCGACTCGCGTCGATGGACGATGACGACGACTGA